A single window of Watersipora subatra chromosome 9, tzWatSuba1.1, whole genome shotgun sequence DNA harbors:
- the LOC137404525 gene encoding 28S rRNA (cytosine-C(5))-methyltransferase-like, with amino-acid sequence MSVVCECLRHTSILREVLELSSFQLCDKRFKKNEELALVVLHQHLFGKGLNGCYSKFKKTVNSQKSAIHSATVRVKLRHKVKSLNEIVSSSSNMPGYEYIDLDNADSQSSNSWVAVDPDISNLLTLPTSIDLHDHNLLLNGSIILQDKASCLSSFVLNPPSGSHVIDACAAPGNKTSHLAAIMSNTGLITAFEKNKKSDVEYILVDSSCSGSGITGRLGSIEEDNSYSEERLEKLASFQSVILKKALSFPRVKKVVYSTCSVHSKENEQVVRDVLTQMEGRFTLEEALPSWSHRGETLDEEFPLGVNCIRASPQTTKTIGFFLALFTKTSDFS; translated from the exons ATGTCAGTTGTTTGTGAATGTCTGAGACACACTTCAATATTACGGGAAGTTTTGGAGCTTAGTAGTTTTCAGCTATGTGATAAAAGGTTCAAGAAGAATGAAGAGCTAGCACTTGTTGTTTTGCACCAGCATCTGTTTGGGAAGGGGTTGAATGGCTGCTACTCTAAGTTCAAG AAAACAGTCAACAGTCAAAAGTCTGCAATACACTCAGCAACAGTGAGAGTTAAGCTAAGACACAAAGTCAAATCGTTGAATGAGATAGTCAGCTCCAGTTCTAATATGCCAG GCTATGAGTATATCGATCTTGACAATGCGGACTCGCAATCCTCAAATAGTTGGGTTGCTGTTGACCCAGATATTAGCAACTTACTCACCTTACCAACTTCCATAGATCTTCACGATCATAATCTCCTCCTGAACGGCAGCATTATACTACAAGATAAG GCCAGCTGCTTGAGCTCCTTCGTTTTGAATCCTCCTTCTGGCAGTCATGTGATTGACGCTTGTGCAGCTCCTGGAAATAAAACATCTCATCTCGCCGCCATTATGAGCAATACGGG GCTGATAACAGCATTTGAAAAGAACAAGAAA agtgatgtagagtatatattggTAGACTCTTCGTGTAGCGGATCAG GTATCACTGGCAGGCTTGGTTCTAttgaagaagacaactcctactcAGAAGAACGTCTTGAGAAGCTCGCTTCTTTTCAGTCAGTTATATTAAAGAAAGCTCTTTCTTTTCCTCGAGTAAAGAAAGTTGTGTACTCAACCTGCTCAGTGCATAGCAAGGAAAATGAGCAG GTGGTGAGGGATGTGCTTACCCAGATGGAGGGCCGGTTTACACTTGAAGAAGCCTTACCAAGCTGGTCTCATCGAGGAGAAACGTTAGATGAGGAGTTTCCATTAGGGGTCAATTGTATTCGAGCCTCTCCACAGACTACTAAAACTATAGGCTTCTTTTTAGCCCTTTTCACCAAAACTTCAGATTTCTCGTAA